One genomic window of Thermorudis peleae includes the following:
- the murD gene encoding UDP-N-acetylmuramoyl-L-alanine--D-glutamate ligase yields the protein MMPHHQLDLRGKRVLVMGLGTRSGGLGVTRWLVAQGAIVTVTDLRPAEALRESLAALEGLPITFVLGQHREQDFTQADIVVRNPAVPRESPWLALARAAGARIEMEMTLFFRACPAPIIGVTGTKGKTTTATLCAAMLRAWRPDTVLAGNLGRSALEMLPAIQPDTPVVLELSSWQLEGLGEHGMSPHIAILTSISEDHLDRYPSMAEYIEAKRHIARFQKPDDWFIVNADNPIAWSCRHTGRGQLVPFGRDQGWPTAAVLIGEELYWRRDSVGQRICHRSEIPLAGEHIAWNVLAAAAAALLRGAPIEAVREGLRQVQPIPHRLEPIAELNGVLFVNDSAATAPAAVLAALQAYRERGIVLIAGGAAKGVDLTPLAEQLAAASHVRAVVLLAGSATPAFAEALRAAGAPVLGVTYSMEEAVHTAVAHAQPGDVVLLSPGCASFGLFRDEFHRGESFRQVVQQLCQQAFHAKEGAG from the coding sequence ATGATGCCGCACCACCAACTTGATCTCCGCGGTAAACGTGTCCTGGTTATGGGGCTTGGGACACGGAGCGGTGGACTTGGCGTCACGCGGTGGCTCGTTGCCCAGGGTGCAATTGTTACTGTCACCGATTTGCGACCAGCCGAAGCATTGCGCGAGAGCCTTGCTGCGCTTGAGGGATTGCCAATTACGTTTGTGCTCGGCCAGCATCGAGAGCAGGACTTTACTCAAGCTGATATCGTGGTTCGCAACCCAGCAGTGCCACGTGAATCGCCTTGGCTTGCGCTTGCTCGGGCCGCCGGTGCACGCATTGAGATGGAAATGACGCTCTTCTTCCGAGCGTGTCCCGCGCCGATTATTGGCGTAACGGGGACGAAAGGAAAGACAACGACCGCAACGCTCTGTGCCGCAATGTTGCGTGCATGGCGCCCGGATACGGTGCTCGCAGGAAATCTTGGTCGCTCCGCTCTTGAAATGCTTCCAGCAATTCAGCCGGATACGCCTGTCGTGCTCGAGCTTTCAAGCTGGCAGCTCGAAGGGCTCGGTGAACATGGGATGAGTCCGCACATCGCCATCTTGACCTCGATCAGTGAGGATCATCTCGATCGCTATCCTTCAATGGCAGAGTACATCGAAGCCAAGCGGCACATCGCCCGGTTTCAAAAGCCAGACGATTGGTTCATCGTCAATGCTGATAATCCGATTGCCTGGAGTTGCCGCCATACGGGACGGGGCCAGCTCGTGCCGTTTGGTCGGGATCAGGGATGGCCAACCGCTGCGGTACTTATTGGTGAGGAGCTGTATTGGCGTCGGGACTCGGTCGGACAGCGTATCTGCCACCGTTCCGAGATTCCGCTGGCAGGTGAGCACATTGCCTGGAATGTGCTCGCCGCGGCTGCTGCGGCCTTGCTCCGTGGTGCGCCGATCGAAGCCGTGCGAGAAGGGTTGCGTCAGGTACAGCCAATTCCGCATCGACTTGAGCCAATCGCTGAACTAAACGGAGTCCTCTTCGTCAACGACAGCGCGGCGACTGCGCCAGCGGCAGTCCTGGCGGCGCTTCAAGCCTACCGCGAACGCGGTATTGTGCTCATTGCCGGAGGAGCGGCCAAGGGCGTTGATTTGACACCGCTTGCTGAGCAGCTTGCCGCCGCGTCTCATGTACGAGCCGTGGTGCTCCTTGCTGGCTCTGCTACCCCAGCGTTTGCTGAAGCGCTCCGCGCTGCTGGCGCTCCTGTTCTTGGGGTGACCTACAGCATGGAGGAAGCTGTGCATACTGCTGTCGCGCATGCGCAGCCGGGGGATGTTGTCCTGCTCTCGCCTGGTTGCGCAAGCTTTGGCCTATTTCGTGATGAATTTCATCGCGGTGAATCCTTCCGTCAGGTTGTCCAACAACTGTGCCAGCAAGCGTTCCATGCGAAGGAGGGGGCAGGATGA
- the mraY gene encoding phospho-N-acetylmuramoyl-pentapeptide-transferase: MSDGLALLESVGHFVRNRSVLPRDPGQNLALSLALSGVAFLLTVIVGHPYIQWLRRHGIGKKIRIEGPEGHLVKLGTPTMGGFMITVPVIVLTVFFNLLGRLSMLLPLGVLIGTAVLGAIDDRLSLVGATRMGLSARFKMIWLLLFSIVAAVILYGPLGLHSIYIPFVGKFDIGAVYLPIAVLAIAGTANAVNLTDGLDTLAGGTAAVAFTAYGIIAFLQGQIQVVTFCFTMVGSVLGFLWYNAHPAQVFMGDTGSLALGASLATAALMTGQWLLLPIIGIVFVAEALSVMLQVAYFKLTNGKRLFRMTPLHHHFELLGWSETQITLRFWLVGMMAGLLGMALALA; encoded by the coding sequence GTGAGCGACGGGCTTGCACTGCTCGAAAGTGTTGGCCATTTCGTTCGGAATCGCAGCGTTCTCCCACGTGATCCGGGGCAAAATCTTGCTCTCTCCCTTGCGCTCTCTGGCGTTGCCTTCTTGCTCACAGTCATCGTCGGCCATCCATATATTCAGTGGTTGCGCCGGCATGGCATCGGCAAAAAAATTCGTATCGAAGGTCCAGAAGGCCATCTGGTGAAGCTTGGCACGCCAACCATGGGTGGCTTTATGATCACTGTGCCGGTCATTGTGTTGACCGTGTTCTTCAACCTCCTTGGACGGCTGTCTATGCTGCTGCCCCTTGGGGTTCTCATTGGCACTGCAGTGCTTGGGGCGATTGATGATCGGCTCAGTCTTGTAGGCGCAACACGTATGGGACTCAGCGCCCGGTTCAAAATGATCTGGCTCTTACTCTTCTCCATCGTTGCTGCAGTAATCCTCTATGGCCCCTTAGGATTGCATAGCATTTACATTCCGTTCGTCGGCAAATTTGATATTGGCGCTGTCTATCTTCCAATTGCTGTTCTTGCTATCGCTGGGACAGCCAATGCGGTCAACTTAACCGATGGCCTTGACACACTTGCTGGTGGAACGGCTGCGGTTGCCTTCACAGCATACGGCATCATTGCGTTCCTGCAAGGGCAGATCCAAGTGGTCACGTTTTGCTTTACCATGGTTGGATCTGTGCTCGGCTTTCTGTGGTACAACGCACATCCAGCGCAAGTCTTTATGGGCGACACGGGATCGCTGGCACTTGGAGCCTCACTCGCTACTGCAGCATTGATGACCGGTCAGTGGCTGCTGCTTCCGATCATTGGCATCGTCTTTGTCGCTGAGGCGTTATCCGTTATGCTGCAAGTTGCCTATTTCAAGTTGACAAATGGGAAGCGGTTGTTTCGCATGACGCCACTCCATCATCACTTCGAGTTGCTTGGCTGGTCAGAGACCCAGATTACACTCCGCTTCTGGCTTGTTGGGATGATGGCCGGCTTGCTTGGCATGGCACTCGCGCTGGCGTGA
- a CDS encoding UDP-N-acetylmuramoyl-tripeptide--D-alanyl-D-alanine ligase — translation MISLRDVLEGSKGSIQGTRSLDLLIKHVRHDSRDVQPGDLFVAIVGERQDGHSFIPDALARGAVAVMVDQAHAAQYEGLSVPVVVVDDTLAALQRLASYWRGLFDLQVVGITGSVGKTSTKEAVAAVASQRYRVVKSRGSYNNEIGVPLTLLDITPDTEVAVVEIGGAYRMGEVREMCALARPTIGIVTNVSHSHLARMGSLEAIAKNKAELIESLGEDGVAILNGDDFRVRAMAARCRGRVVLYGLAPDCTIRAENVESHGLQGISFDLVIGDVRNHVRLPLLGRHSVHTALAAIAVGYELGMTLDEMLPGFADPNIQVRLLTVPGVNGATLLDDSYNASPTSCLAALSLLSEVPAQRRIAVFGDMFELGSYEEEGHRLVGRRAAHVVDLLFTLGTRARLIAEAAVEAGLSPLAVFATEDRRELIDQLREILRPGDFVLVKGAHGMRMGEIVEALRAQQQTGSAQ, via the coding sequence ATGATCTCACTTCGTGATGTTCTTGAAGGCAGCAAAGGATCCATCCAGGGAACACGTTCTCTCGACCTCCTGATCAAGCATGTCCGCCATGATTCTCGCGATGTGCAACCTGGTGACCTCTTCGTCGCCATTGTTGGAGAACGACAAGATGGGCACAGCTTTATCCCTGATGCTCTGGCTCGCGGCGCAGTTGCTGTCATGGTCGATCAAGCACATGCTGCGCAGTATGAGGGGTTATCGGTGCCTGTTGTTGTTGTCGACGATACGCTCGCTGCGCTCCAGCGACTTGCAAGCTACTGGCGAGGCTTGTTCGATCTTCAGGTCGTTGGTATTACCGGGAGCGTTGGCAAGACGAGTACCAAGGAAGCCGTCGCGGCCGTTGCGAGCCAACGCTATCGCGTGGTGAAGTCACGAGGGAGTTATAACAACGAGATTGGTGTCCCGCTCACGCTCCTCGATATCACGCCAGATACCGAGGTGGCTGTTGTTGAGATTGGTGGCGCTTATCGAATGGGTGAAGTGCGCGAGATGTGCGCGCTTGCCCGGCCTACCATCGGCATCGTTACCAATGTCAGCCATTCGCACCTTGCACGCATGGGCTCGCTTGAGGCGATTGCGAAGAATAAAGCAGAACTTATTGAATCGCTCGGAGAGGATGGTGTTGCCATCCTCAATGGCGATGATTTTCGCGTGCGTGCGATGGCTGCTCGTTGCCGCGGCCGCGTTGTCCTTTATGGTCTCGCTCCCGACTGCACGATACGAGCGGAGAATGTAGAGAGTCACGGGTTACAAGGGATTTCGTTCGACCTCGTCATTGGCGATGTCCGCAATCATGTCCGCTTGCCGCTCCTTGGTCGCCATAGTGTGCACACTGCCCTCGCAGCAATTGCTGTTGGCTACGAACTTGGTATGACCCTCGATGAGATGCTGCCGGGATTCGCTGATCCGAATATCCAGGTTCGTCTGCTGACAGTGCCCGGCGTGAATGGTGCAACGTTACTCGACGATTCCTACAATGCCAGTCCAACGTCGTGTTTAGCTGCTTTGAGTTTGCTCTCAGAGGTGCCAGCGCAACGGCGCATTGCCGTGTTTGGCGATATGTTCGAGCTTGGGTCATATGAAGAAGAAGGGCACCGTCTTGTTGGGCGGCGCGCGGCACACGTCGTGGATCTGCTCTTTACACTCGGGACACGTGCCCGCCTGATTGCTGAAGCAGCGGTTGAGGCAGGACTTTCACCACTCGCGGTCTTTGCAACGGAAGATCGTCGGGAGTTAATCGACCAGTTACGAGAAATCCTGCGTCCTGGCGACTTTGTTCTTGTTAAAGGAGCGCATGGGATGCGGATGGGCGAAATCGTCGAAGCGCTGCGCGCGCAGCAGCAAACCGGGAGCGCCCAGTGA
- a CDS encoding peptidoglycan D,D-transpeptidase FtsI family protein: MLSRNRILVLFLCFTLFCSAVAYRVFSFQVVQGQMLAQRAEEFRYREDIVPAHRGDILDARGRVLATDVPADRVSAIIREVKDPKKTAELLAPLVGRSADDLYAALTQPGKEWVVLQRQLSPETSDKIKALNLPGIVLDPEPHRAYPMGDFASQVLGFVNWEYQGAYGIEAQYDKVVGGQPGQLIGERDAAGNVIALGQSVWNPPKDGATLVLTIDSAVQRLAERALDEAIATQHATGGTIIVQNAKTGAILAIANRPSFNPNAYATVSDSAVFANPAVANAYEPGSTFKIITMALGLDAGVVTPNTVYDGGRYRELPDGTRIYNALQLAYGPETMTQVLEHSSNVGAMYVADRLGQKAFYDGVLRFGFGKPTGIDLPGENDGIVNLPGSPGWSLTTFYTNAFGQGIAVTPLQLVTAVSAVANGGLLMRPYLVQEIRDGNRTTVTQPQVVRRVIQETTAKQLTAMLVDVMDTTYHNTFGIPGYAVAAKTGTAQIPSPSGGYESGPASTIASVIGFGPAEDPQFTVLVKIDRPQESPWGERAAGPAFREVFQGLFLLYGIPPSRPQELAQ, translated from the coding sequence ATGCTCTCACGCAATCGGATACTCGTGCTGTTCCTTTGCTTTACACTCTTCTGCAGCGCCGTTGCCTACCGCGTCTTTTCGTTCCAGGTTGTGCAAGGACAGATGCTAGCCCAGCGTGCCGAGGAGTTCCGCTATCGGGAGGATATTGTGCCAGCGCATCGCGGCGATATCCTCGATGCTCGTGGGCGTGTGCTTGCGACCGATGTCCCCGCTGATCGGGTGTCGGCGATTATTCGTGAGGTAAAAGACCCCAAGAAGACTGCAGAGCTCCTTGCCCCGCTCGTGGGCCGGAGTGCTGACGATCTCTATGCAGCGCTGACCCAGCCCGGGAAAGAGTGGGTGGTGTTGCAACGGCAACTCTCTCCCGAAACATCAGACAAAATCAAAGCATTGAATTTGCCGGGCATTGTCTTGGATCCTGAGCCGCATCGAGCATATCCCATGGGAGACTTCGCCTCACAGGTGCTTGGCTTTGTCAACTGGGAGTATCAGGGTGCATATGGGATTGAAGCCCAGTATGACAAAGTCGTTGGTGGTCAGCCGGGACAACTGATCGGCGAGCGTGATGCTGCGGGCAACGTCATTGCGCTTGGCCAAAGCGTTTGGAACCCGCCAAAAGATGGAGCCACCCTAGTGCTGACGATTGACAGCGCCGTTCAACGGCTCGCTGAGCGTGCTCTCGACGAGGCAATAGCGACGCAGCATGCGACTGGCGGAACGATTATCGTGCAAAATGCCAAGACCGGGGCTATTCTGGCAATTGCGAATCGACCATCGTTCAATCCCAATGCCTATGCGACGGTGAGTGATTCGGCTGTCTTTGCCAACCCAGCGGTTGCCAACGCCTATGAGCCTGGTTCGACCTTCAAGATCATTACGATGGCGCTCGGGTTAGATGCTGGAGTCGTGACACCGAATACTGTCTATGATGGTGGACGTTACCGGGAGTTACCAGACGGGACTCGGATCTACAACGCGTTGCAACTTGCCTACGGTCCCGAAACAATGACGCAAGTGCTCGAGCACTCGAGTAACGTCGGAGCCATGTATGTTGCTGATCGCCTCGGGCAAAAGGCGTTTTATGATGGCGTGCTTCGATTTGGCTTCGGCAAGCCTACAGGCATTGATCTCCCAGGAGAAAATGATGGCATCGTCAATCTGCCAGGCAGTCCTGGTTGGTCACTGACCACCTTCTATACCAATGCATTTGGACAAGGCATTGCAGTAACTCCATTGCAGCTTGTTACCGCGGTCTCAGCAGTGGCAAACGGCGGACTCTTAATGCGCCCGTATCTCGTGCAAGAGATTCGGGATGGCAATCGCACGACAGTCACGCAGCCTCAGGTCGTGCGCCGAGTGATTCAGGAGACAACTGCGAAGCAGTTAACCGCGATGCTCGTTGATGTCATGGATACCACGTATCACAACACCTTCGGTATCCCCGGATATGCTGTTGCTGCAAAGACTGGTACCGCACAGATTCCTTCACCAAGTGGCGGCTACGAATCTGGCCCAGCCTCGACTATTGCCTCAGTGATTGGCTTTGGGCCTGCTGAGGATCCGCAATTTACGGTTCTTGTCAAAATTGACCGACCACAGGAATCACCGTGGGGGGAACGAGCTGCGGGCCCAGCATTTCGCGAAGTCTTCCAGGGACTCTTCTTACTTTATGGTATCCCGCCAAGCCGTCCCCAGGAGTTGGCACAATGA
- a CDS encoding cell division protein FtsL, whose product MRTQPAEPQPARPSASPRSRRPSTVAIAILVALALAGLSVLYLIQTSEVVSLGYQLTRLQNQHDAVELENSRLRYQIATYQALDRIERIARDELGMAPVRHVEYLDVTRPAPLPQPPSPSLPTPSFWQRVLDVLMGVGRATHESATGAS is encoded by the coding sequence TTGCGGACGCAACCTGCTGAGCCACAACCGGCGCGCCCAAGTGCTTCGCCTCGCAGCCGACGGCCGAGTACGGTTGCGATCGCTATCCTGGTTGCCCTTGCTCTGGCTGGGTTGAGCGTACTCTATCTTATCCAGACAAGCGAAGTGGTCTCGCTTGGGTATCAGCTTACCCGCCTGCAGAATCAGCACGATGCCGTCGAACTCGAAAATTCCCGATTGCGCTATCAGATCGCAACCTATCAAGCGCTTGACCGCATTGAGCGGATCGCACGGGATGAACTTGGCATGGCACCCGTGCGACACGTTGAATACCTCGATGTTACACGGCCAGCGCCGTTGCCACAGCCACCATCGCCATCGCTGCCAACTCCATCGTTTTGGCAGCGCGTGCTTGACGTGCTGATGGGAGTTGGGAGAGCAACACACGAGAGTGCGACAGGGGCAAGCTGA
- the rsmH gene encoding 16S rRNA (cytosine(1402)-N(4))-methyltransferase RsmH, with protein sequence MPGHIPVLLNEVIEWLAVRPGGQYIDATFGGGGHTRALLQASAPDGCVLAVDADPEAVERARALAEEYPGRLVVGHSNFADLAQLAPAAGFAKVDGVLFDLGLSSLQLADPERGFSFQQPGPLDMRFDPTRGEPAAALVNTLPEERLADILWRYGEEPRARAIAKAIVRVRRQRPLTTTTELAEVVARVVGRAGQRIHPATRTFQALRIAVNGELDALAGGLDAAISLLRPGGRLVVIAFHSLEDRIVKQTFRAEAQGCRCPPGTPVCICGHRPRLRILTPHPIFPSAAEVARNPRSRSARLRAAERLP encoded by the coding sequence ATGCCGGGGCATATTCCGGTGCTGCTGAACGAAGTGATCGAGTGGCTTGCCGTTCGCCCCGGAGGGCAGTATATCGATGCGACATTTGGCGGCGGTGGCCATACGCGTGCACTGCTGCAGGCGAGTGCTCCAGATGGGTGCGTGCTTGCCGTCGATGCTGATCCCGAAGCAGTTGAGCGTGCCCGCGCCTTAGCCGAGGAATACCCAGGCCGCCTTGTTGTAGGTCACAGCAACTTTGCGGATCTTGCTCAGCTTGCACCAGCTGCTGGCTTTGCCAAGGTCGACGGTGTGCTCTTTGACCTTGGCCTTTCCTCATTGCAACTGGCTGATCCTGAACGCGGGTTTTCCTTTCAGCAACCTGGGCCGCTTGATATGCGGTTCGACCCGACCCGCGGTGAACCGGCAGCTGCACTTGTAAACACGTTGCCCGAGGAGCGCCTTGCTGACATTCTCTGGCGCTATGGCGAAGAGCCGCGCGCCCGGGCCATTGCGAAGGCAATCGTACGAGTGCGGCGGCAACGTCCGCTGACAACAACGACAGAGCTTGCCGAGGTGGTCGCACGGGTTGTCGGGCGAGCTGGCCAGCGGATTCATCCGGCGACCCGCACCTTCCAAGCCTTACGCATTGCCGTCAATGGCGAGCTTGATGCGCTTGCCGGAGGGCTTGATGCAGCCATCTCGCTCTTGCGCCCTGGTGGACGCCTCGTTGTCATTGCCTTCCATTCCTTGGAGGACCGCATCGTAAAGCAGACGTTTCGGGCTGAGGCGCAGGGCTGTCGCTGCCCGCCTGGCACGCCGGTTTGCATCTGTGGTCATCGTCCGCGGCTCCGGATCTTGACTCCCCATCCCATTTTCCCCAGCGCTGCTGAAGTTGCGCGCAATCCGCGCAGTCGTAGTGCGCGACTCCGTGCTGCGGAGCGTCTCCCATGA
- the mraZ gene encoding division/cell wall cluster transcriptional repressor MraZ has translation MFLGRYTHAIDDKGRLAIPARFREDFGSEGVLTRGIDRCLTLYPLSTWKPLAEKVAALPISDPDARTFRRMVFSEASVVELDRQGRILLPPELRAYAGLIRDAVIVGVNTYIEIWSPEGWAAQALTMDKEGADIAQRLASLI, from the coding sequence ATGTTCCTCGGTCGCTACACCCATGCTATTGATGACAAAGGGCGCCTGGCGATACCGGCCCGTTTCCGGGAAGACTTCGGGAGTGAAGGCGTACTCACCCGAGGAATTGATCGCTGTCTCACCCTCTACCCTCTTTCAACATGGAAGCCGTTGGCCGAGAAAGTTGCTGCCTTGCCGATCAGCGATCCGGATGCTCGCACATTCCGCCGTATGGTCTTCAGCGAAGCCAGCGTTGTGGAACTCGATCGCCAGGGACGAATCCTGCTTCCTCCCGAACTTCGCGCCTACGCTGGCCTTATTCGTGACGCCGTCATTGTTGGGGTGAACACCTATATTGAGATCTGGAGTCCTGAGGGATGGGCGGCGCAGGCGCTTACCATGGACAAAGAAGGAGCTGATATTGCCCAGCGACTTGCAAGCTTGATCTAA
- a CDS encoding acyl-CoA mutase large subunit family protein — protein sequence MVEARLDPVYTDAGIEILPVYRDTGRPAEPDPGTYPYTRGIHATMYRGKKWTIRQYAGYASAEETNRRFRLLLARGQTGLSVAFDLPTQLGYDSDHPLARPEVGRVGVAISTLDDMRRLFDGIHLGQVTTSMTINAPAAILLLMYELVAEEQGVDPRTLRGTIQNDILKEYAARGTYIFPPRPSMRLVTDTFAYCREHLPNWNMISISGYHIREAGATAVQEIAFTLANAIAYVQAAIDAGLAVDEFAPRLSFFFGAHNNFFEEIAKFRAARRMWAKIMRERFGAQNPRSLMLRFHTQTCGCTLTAQQPLNNIVRVAYQALSAVLGGTQSLHTNAYDEALGLPTEESATIALRTQQILAEETGVADTADPLGGSYFVEALTDEIERRAWSLLEEIEELGGAVTAIEQGWMQEQIAESAYAWERAVERGDRVIVGVNKYQDDLPVTVPVHRIDDEAVNRQIARVQAYRAAQDAVRVTAALDAVEQAARGTVNLLPVMKEALRAGATLGQICGRLRQVWGEYRPRFA from the coding sequence ATGGTGGAAGCACGACTCGATCCCGTCTACACCGACGCTGGAATTGAGATCTTGCCGGTCTACCGTGACACAGGTCGCCCTGCAGAACCGGACCCCGGTACGTATCCCTATACCAGGGGAATCCACGCCACGATGTATCGTGGGAAGAAGTGGACAATCCGGCAGTATGCAGGCTACGCCTCAGCCGAAGAGACGAACCGCCGGTTTCGCCTCCTGCTTGCCCGTGGCCAAACTGGGCTCAGTGTCGCATTTGACCTTCCAACACAGCTTGGCTATGACTCGGATCATCCTCTCGCGAGACCGGAAGTTGGCCGCGTCGGTGTTGCAATCAGCACGCTCGATGACATGCGCCGGCTTTTCGATGGCATCCACCTTGGGCAGGTCACAACGTCAATGACGATCAATGCACCAGCAGCGATTTTGCTCCTGATGTATGAGCTTGTTGCCGAGGAACAGGGGGTCGATCCACGCACACTCCGTGGCACCATTCAAAACGACATCTTGAAGGAATATGCGGCTCGCGGGACCTATATCTTCCCACCTCGCCCTTCCATGCGCCTCGTTACCGATACGTTCGCTTATTGCCGTGAGCACCTTCCAAACTGGAACATGATCAGTATTAGTGGCTACCACATTCGTGAGGCTGGTGCCACAGCAGTACAGGAGATCGCGTTTACTCTGGCCAACGCGATCGCTTACGTCCAAGCTGCAATTGATGCTGGTCTCGCTGTTGATGAGTTTGCTCCACGCTTAAGTTTCTTCTTCGGTGCCCACAATAATTTCTTTGAGGAAATCGCGAAGTTTCGGGCAGCGCGCCGGATGTGGGCGAAGATCATGCGCGAGCGTTTTGGTGCCCAAAATCCGCGTTCACTGATGCTGCGCTTCCACACCCAGACCTGTGGTTGTACATTGACGGCGCAGCAGCCATTGAACAACATTGTCCGCGTTGCCTATCAGGCATTAAGCGCCGTGCTCGGTGGTACCCAGAGTCTGCATACCAATGCGTATGATGAGGCCCTTGGTCTGCCGACCGAAGAATCGGCGACCATTGCCTTGCGTACTCAGCAAATTCTGGCCGAAGAGACTGGGGTTGCTGATACAGCTGATCCTCTTGGGGGATCGTATTTTGTCGAAGCACTCACTGATGAAATCGAGCGTCGGGCGTGGTCGCTTCTTGAAGAGATCGAGGAACTTGGTGGTGCCGTCACTGCGATCGAACAGGGCTGGATGCAGGAGCAGATCGCCGAGAGCGCATATGCTTGGGAACGCGCTGTTGAGCGTGGTGACCGGGTGATCGTCGGCGTCAACAAGTATCAGGACGACCTGCCGGTCACGGTTCCAGTGCACCGCATTGATGATGAAGCGGTCAACCGACAGATTGCTCGTGTCCAAGCGTATCGCGCGGCCCAGGATGCAGTCCGGGTGACTGCAGCACTCGATGCCGTTGAGCAAGCTGCACGCGGAACAGTGAATCTCTTGCCCGTCATGAAGGAAGCACTCCGTGCTGGTGCAACCCTTGGGCAAATTTGTGGGCGACTCCGTCAGGTCTGGGGCGAGTACCGTCCACGTTTTGCCTAA
- the mce gene encoding methylmalonyl-CoA epimerase has protein sequence MSLLQTLALQNIHHVGIVVASLEPAIERYQALGCPLLEVTNVHDQRVRVALLASGAQYIELLTPLDDDSGVARFLAKRGDGLHHVAYQVRDLASVLQHLAAQGFELIDAEPRQGLHGWRVAFVHPRSCAGVLTELVEVVQQPRHVTRAHRLA, from the coding sequence ATGAGCCTGTTACAAACCCTTGCACTGCAGAATATCCATCACGTTGGGATTGTGGTTGCATCCCTTGAGCCTGCGATTGAGCGCTATCAGGCGCTTGGCTGCCCCCTCCTTGAGGTGACTAATGTGCATGACCAACGAGTCCGGGTTGCGTTGCTGGCGAGCGGTGCCCAGTACATTGAACTACTCACACCACTTGATGATGACAGTGGTGTCGCGCGGTTCCTCGCCAAACGTGGGGACGGACTCCATCATGTTGCCTACCAAGTGCGTGATCTTGCTTCTGTCTTACAGCATCTCGCTGCCCAAGGCTTTGAGTTAATTGACGCTGAGCCGCGGCAAGGCTTGCATGGCTGGCGTGTTGCGTTCGTGCATCCACGCTCTTGTGCTGGTGTACTAACAGAACTCGTCGAAGTTGTCCAGCAGCCGCGTCACGTGACGCGCGCCCATCGACTCGCGTAA
- the minE gene encoding cell division topological specificity factor MinE has protein sequence MGWLDNLFGRRSQPQRSAQVAKQRLVEVLVQDHVKLTPEVMEAIRADIYRILSRHLDIDAERLEVRIMRTETGDRLVANVPVRRAGVPRR, from the coding sequence ATGGGGTGGCTTGATAACCTCTTTGGGCGCCGCAGCCAACCGCAACGGAGTGCGCAGGTCGCCAAACAGCGGCTCGTCGAGGTGCTCGTCCAAGATCACGTGAAGCTCACGCCCGAGGTGATGGAAGCGATTCGTGCCGATATCTATCGGATTCTTTCACGGCACCTTGACATCGATGCAGAACGGCTCGAGGTACGCATTATGCGCACTGAAACCGGCGATCGCTTAGTTGCGAACGTCCCGGTACGCCGAGCTGGGGTCCCAAGGCGATGA
- the minD gene encoding septum site-determining protein MinD: protein METEEARDVQGRVITITSGKGGVGKTTTTANLGAALAARGRSVVLVDADIGLRNLDIVLGLENRIVYDIVDIVEGRCRLRQALIRDKRLSNLYLIPAAQTRDKEAVSPQQMRELCSELRRQFDFVLIDSPAGIEQGFRNAIAGADEVLIVTNPEVSSVRDADRIIGLVEAAELPVPRLIVNRIDPTLVRRGDMLSVDDVTDILSIPLIGLVPDDETIITSTNRGEPAALDPQSRAGQAFRDIAARLLGEEIPLLPPTEPDGAFRRFLRALGLGGRSKQVVH, encoded by the coding sequence GTGGAGACAGAAGAAGCACGAGACGTCCAGGGGCGAGTCATTACCATCACTTCTGGCAAAGGCGGTGTTGGGAAGACAACCACGACGGCCAATCTCGGGGCAGCCCTTGCTGCCCGCGGACGTTCCGTTGTCCTCGTTGATGCCGATATTGGCCTCCGCAATCTCGATATTGTCTTGGGGCTTGAAAACCGCATCGTCTATGACATTGTTGACATTGTTGAGGGACGGTGCCGGTTACGCCAAGCCCTCATTCGTGATAAGCGGCTGTCCAATCTCTATCTCATCCCGGCCGCGCAAACCCGTGATAAGGAAGCAGTATCCCCACAGCAAATGCGCGAGTTGTGCAGCGAACTGCGTCGCCAATTTGACTTCGTGCTCATCGACTCCCCTGCCGGCATCGAGCAAGGCTTCCGTAATGCCATTGCTGGAGCGGACGAAGTACTGATCGTCACAAATCCTGAGGTGTCATCGGTTCGTGACGCTGATCGCATCATTGGCCTGGTTGAGGCGGCGGAGTTGCCAGTACCACGACTGATTGTGAATCGGATCGATCCGACCTTGGTCCGCCGTGGTGACATGCTCTCGGTTGATGATGTAACTGACATTTTGTCTATTCCCTTGATCGGGCTTGTACCAGATGATGAGACGATCATTACCTCGACGAACCGGGGAGAGCCAGCAGCGCTTGATCCTCAGTCGCGAGCCGGCCAGGCGTTCCGCGATATCGCTGCGCGTTTGCTTGGCGAAGAAATCCCGCTGTTGCCGCCGACTGAACCAGATGGCGCATTTCGTCGCTTCTTGCGCGCACTCGGGCTCGGCGGCCGTTCGAAGCAGGTCGTACACTAA